One Paraburkholderia phymatum STM815 genomic window, GTGCTTAGGCCCGCATCGTTGAGCGCGGCAATGCATTCGAGCCCGGCGAGCACGCCGTAGCAGCCGTCGAGCTTGCCGCCCGAAGGCTGCGTGTCGATGTGGCTGCCTGTCATCACGGGTGGCGCATCGTCGATGCCGGGCCGGCGGATGAAGAGGTTCGCGCATGCATCGGTGGAGACGGCGCAGCCCAACGCGTGCGCACGTTCGACCAGATAGCGGCGCGCATCCAGATCCGTTGCACTGAGGGCGGGGCGGTTCACGCCGCCGTCGGGCCGCGCGCCGAATGCGGCGAGCGTTTCGATCGACGCGAGCAGGCGTGTCTCGTCGATACTTTCCGCGGCACGCCGTGCAACGTCATCGTGTGCAGGTTGATCGGTTCGCATCATGACGACGCTCCCGATGTCTGCTCCACGCTGTCGGCTCTTCCTGCGGGCGCGGTCACGCTCAGGCTGCGATCGAACCACGGCTTGAGAAACTGCTGGAGACGCGGCGTGCGCGAGTTGCCAAAAAGCTGTGCTGGCGGCCCCGACTCGACGATCTGTCCGGCTTCCATGAATACGACCTTGTCGGATATCGTCGCGGCAAAGCTCATTTCGTGCGTGACCATGACCATTGTCATGCCGTCCTGTGCGAGTGAACGGATCACGTTCAGCACTTCTTCGACGAGTTCGGGATCGAGCGCCGATGTCGGTTCGTCGAGCAGCATCACTTCCGGCTCGATGGCGAGCGCACGCGCGATGCCGACGCGCTGCTGCTGTCCGCCGCTCAGCCGCGCGGGATAGACGTCCGCCTTGTGCTGCAGGCCGACGCGAGCGAGCGCCGCGCGCGCCTTGTCGCGCGCATCCGCGCGGCGCATCTTCTTGGCCAGTACGAGCGGCGCGGCGACGTTGTCGAGCACGCTCATGTGCGGCCACAGATTGAACTGTTGAAATACCATGGACACGGGGCGCCGCACCTCCGCGACGCTCGCCTCGCTGTCGCGATCGCGCAGCGTGCGGCCAGTGCAGCGATAGCCGAGCAGTTGCCCCTTGATCCAGACTTCGCCTTCGTCGTAGGGCTCGAGAAAGTTCATGCAGCGCAGCGCGGTCGTCTTGCCCGAGCCGGACGGCCCGATCAGCGTGACGATCTCGCCGCGCATCACGTCGAGGTCGATGCCCTTGAGCACGCGGGTTGCGCCGTACGACTTGCCTACGGCACGCAGCTTGAGGATGGGTTGAGCGCTCATGTAGCTTGATTCGTGGCGTTCTGCAGGAAAGGGATCATCGCCGTCGCGCGCTGCACGAGCAGCGACACGGCCTGGGTGAGCAGCCAGTAGCTCACGATCAGCAGCGTATAGGGACCGACGTAGGTGTAAGTGGAGGCGACGATGTCGCTGGCCGTCATCGTCAGCTCGGGGACCGTGATGACGGATGCCACGGCGCTCTCCTTGATGACGAGAATGATCTGGTTCGCGAGCAGCGGCACCGCGAAGGCGAGCGCCTGCGGCAGTTCGATCGCGCGGAACGCGGCCCAGCGGCTCACGCCGAACGCCTGAGCGGCCTCGATCTGACCGCGCGGCACGCTGGCCCATGCAGCGCGAAAGATCTCCGCGAAATACGCGCTCGCATAGATCGCGAGCGACACGACCGTCGCTTGCACGGCCGTCATCGTGATACCGAAAGCGGGCAGCCCGAAGTAGACGATCATCAATTGCGACAGATACGGCATGCCGCGAATCAGCCAGACGAACACGCGATAGGGCGCGGCGAGCACGCGTGCGTAACGCAGGCGCAACCCGTTGAGTGCGAAGCCGCCGCCCATGCCGAGCACAGCCGCAATCAGGCTGACTTCGAGTGTGACGAGCATCGCGTCGGCGAAGCGTGGAACGAGAGCGAGCAGGTTATCCATGCGTGTGATCCCCGTTCATGCGCGCGACGCCGCGCGGCGCTCGTAGCAATGCGCGGCGAATGAAAGCAGCGTCGTGATGGCCAGATAGAAGAGGGCGGCGCACGTGTACACTTCGAGCGGCCGGTACGTCGACGACGACAACTGCTGGCCGACGCGCATCAGGTCCGTGACGGATATCACAGACACCACAGCCGATGCCTTGACGATATCGATCATCTCCGACACGAGCGCGGGCAGCGTGACCCGCACCACCTGCGGCACTTCGATGTGCCACAGCACCTGACGCCGCGTGAGATTGAAGGTGACGGCGGCTTCGATCTGACCGCGGGCGATCGAGCGAAAGCCCGCGCCGAGAATCTGCGACTGATACGCAGCCGTGTTCATCGACAGCCCGATGGC contains:
- a CDS encoding amino acid ABC transporter ATP-binding protein; translated protein: MSAQPILKLRAVGKSYGATRVLKGIDLDVMRGEIVTLIGPSGSGKTTALRCMNFLEPYDEGEVWIKGQLLGYRCTGRTLRDRDSEASVAEVRRPVSMVFQQFNLWPHMSVLDNVAAPLVLAKKMRRADARDKARAALARVGLQHKADVYPARLSGGQQQRVGIARALAIEPEVMLLDEPTSALDPELVEEVLNVIRSLAQDGMTMVMVTHEMSFAATISDKVVFMEAGQIVESGPPAQLFGNSRTPRLQQFLKPWFDRSLSVTAPAGRADSVEQTSGASS
- a CDS encoding amino acid ABC transporter permease: MDNLLALVPRFADAMLVTLEVSLIAAVLGMGGGFALNGLRLRYARVLAAPYRVFVWLIRGMPYLSQLMIVYFGLPAFGITMTAVQATVVSLAIYASAYFAEIFRAAWASVPRGQIEAAQAFGVSRWAAFRAIELPQALAFAVPLLANQIILVIKESAVASVITVPELTMTASDIVASTYTYVGPYTLLIVSYWLLTQAVSLLVQRATAMIPFLQNATNQAT
- a CDS encoding amino acid ABC transporter permease, giving the protein MNAPDLLARCTAYLPQLLDGALTTLWLSAAAVFCGFFAGLFIYTMSASDSPLPAGAARVYVSVFRGTPVLAQLLVMYYLPSALGLALPGIVAAAIGLSMNTAAYQSQILGAGFRSIARGQIEAAVTFNLTRRQVLWHIEVPQVVRVTLPALVSEMIDIVKASAVVSVISVTDLMRVGQQLSSSTYRPLEVYTCAALFYLAITTLLSFAAHCYERRAASRA